In Sphaeramia orbicularis chromosome 5, fSphaOr1.1, whole genome shotgun sequence, a genomic segment contains:
- the LOC115419371 gene encoding taste receptor type 1 member 3-like produces the protein MASPFSVLVLCCVFRLSCCVTPPQWFNNISTNLFNLRGDIMLGGLFPINLRTSDYTHKTESNSISCVSLNEYGLGMAIVMKYAIEEINANKSFLPGIKLGFEIYNTCLQSAVVIKPTISFLTAKSNKVLSVECNYTDFETSVSAVIGPYSSEMVSVIGKLLGFFLMPQISYGATSDKFSDEVLYPSFFRTVPTDKWQVYTMALLMKEFNWTWVAVVGSKEEYGQQGVQEFSKVAETMSVCVAYRGLIPVYTEPEPAITVILNSIVKTKVNVIVVFSLSHVAEVFFKEVIKRNLTGVWVASESWAISSRVTSLPNIHTIGTVVGLTTKTQTLDLLTPYTVELFRRLSEERTKTPTPAPDSDHPDSPCPQCSNLSPANISIMEGTRVQRSAFSVYAAIYSVAQALHNMLDCDSTTCKWDRKNKIYPWKLSQVLKNTSIDLGGTHLEFDRYGNPSIGYDVIEWIWNGTNVNFTEVGSFSGSLSINKSLFKWHTENSQVPVSTCSAECDPGQVQRVKGFHSCCFDCINCTAGTYHARKEDRQCTDCPKGQWSLERSTKCTDPTYDVLSWDKPESLEMILAGVVLLICQGSVGVLFFKHRGTPLVCASGGSLSFVALVSLMGACLSLLFFLGQPGDVVCRLQLPFTSIFQTVTLSIITFISVQIFLVTEFPQKTASHLQTLRGPGSWLFVLACCGVQAGIIGWFVQEVPSLSEYKAEMEINFVRTFLTCPVEPLTGFALMQGFNGVMALVSFMCTFMAIKPVHQYNLARDITFCSLIFCVFWVTFIPIYIGLKDKRLESVVYVSFSLSSNLGLVAAYYFPKCYLILRKPELNTENYFCTFLEGVPPTPPEKEPQPQTASKQSKRK, from the exons ATGGCCTCACCTTTCAGTGTGCTGGTTTTATGCTGTGTGTTTAGACTAAGCTGCTGTGTGACTCCACCACAATGGTTCAACAACATTTCTACCAATCTCTTCAATTTGCGTGGAGACATAATGCTTGGGGGGCTTTTTCCCATCAACCTGCGAACCAGTGACTACACCCATAAGACAGAATCTAACAGCATCAGCTGTGTAAG TTTAAATGAGTATGGGCTGGGCATGGCCATAGTGATGAAGTACGCAATTGAAGAAATAAATGCAAACAAATCGTTTCTCCCAGGCATCAAGTTGGGCTTTGAAATCTACAACACATGCTTACAATCTGCAGTTGTTATCAAGCCAACAATCTCCTTCCTTACAGCAAAATCCAACAAAGTTCTGTCTGTGGAATGTAATTACACAGACTTTGAGACCAGTGTATCAGCTGTGATCGGTCCTTATTCTTCAGAAATGGTATCAGTCATTGGAAAACTCCTGGGATTCTTTCTCATGCCACAG ATTAGTTATGGAGCCACCAGTGACAAATTCAGTGACGAAGTCCTCTACCCATCATTCTTCCGTACAGTGCCCACTGACAAATGGCAAGTGTACACCATGGCGCTTCTAATGAAGGAGTTTAACTGGACATGGGTGGCAGTGGTGGGAAGTAAGGAGGAGTATGGACAACAGGGTGTACAGGAATTTTCTAAAGTGGCAGAAACCATGTCAGTCTGTGTGGCCTATCGGGGACTGATTCCAGTCTATACTGAACCTGAACCAGCAATCACAGTCATCCTCAACAGTATTGTAAAAACCAAAGTCAATGTGATAGTGGTATTTTCTCTATCACACGTGGCTGAAGTCTTTTTTAAAGAG GTCATCAAGAGGAATTTAACTGGTGTGTGGGTTGCCAGTGAAAGTTGGGCCATAAGCAGCAGAGTGACTTCGCTACCAAATATCCACACGATTGGCACGGTCGTCGGATTAACAACCAAGACTCAGACCCTGGATCTGCTCACTCCTTACACAGTAGAGCTCTTTCGCAGGCTGAGTGAAGAGAGGACGAAGACACCCACTCCAGCACCAGATTCTGACCACCCTGATTCTCCCTGCCCACAGTGTTCAAACCTGTCACCTGCTAATATTAGTATAATGGAAGGTACTAGAGTGCAGCGCTCAGCTTTCAGTGTCTATGCTGCCATCTACAGTGTAGCACAAGCACTGCACAACATGCTGGACTGTGATTCAACTACCTGTAAGTGGGACCGAAAGAACAAGATCTATCCCTGGAAG CTGTCTCAGGTTTTAAAGAATACATCTATAGATTTAGGCGGAACGCATTTAGAGTTTGACAGATATGGAAATCCAAGCATAGGATATGATGTGATTGAGTGGATCTGGAATGGCACAAATGTAAACTTCACAGAAGTTGGAAGCTTCAGTGGAAGCCTGTCCATCAATAAATCCCTCTTCAAATGGCACACAGAAAATTCACAG GTCCCTGTGTCAACCTGTTCAGCAGAATGTGATCCAGGCCAAGTGCAACGAGTCAAAGGTTTCCACTCCTGCTGTTTTGATTGTATAAACTGTACAGCGGGCACATACCATGCAAGAAAAG AGGACAGACAGTGTACTGACTGCCCTAAGGGCCAGTGGTCCCTGGAGCGTAGTACTAAGTGTACTGATCCCACCTATGACGTCTTGTCCTGGGACAAACCTGAGTCTCTGGAAATGATACTGGCTGGGGTGGTGCTGCTGATATGTCAGGGGTCAGTGGGTGTTCTGTTCTTTAAGCACAGGGGGACCCCTCTGGTGTGTGCCTCTGGGGGATCCCTCAGTTTTGTGGCTCTTGTCAGCCTAATGGGAGCATGTCTCAGTCTGCTGTTTTTTCTGGGACAGCCGGGGGATGTGGTCTGTCGACTCCAGTTGCCTTTCACCTCCATTTTTCAAACAGTGACCCTCTCCATTATCACATTTATCTCAGTACAG ATATTCTTAGTGACAGAGTTCCCACAGAAAACTGCCTCTCATCTGCAAACATTAAGAGGTCCAGGGAGCTGGCTGTTTGTGCTGGCCTGCTGTGGTGTGCAAGCCGGCATAATCGgctggtttgtccaggaggtgcCTTCACTCTCTGAGTATAAAGCTGAAATGGAAATAAATTTTGTAAGAACATTTCTGACATGTCCTGTGGAACCCTTAACTGGATTCGCTTTAATGCAAGGCTTCAATGGTGTCATGGCCCTTGTGTCTTTCATGTGTACGTTTATGGCTATAAAGCCTGTTCACCAGTATAACCTGGCCAGGGATATTACTTTTTGTTCTCtgattttctgtgtgttttgggTCACCTTTATTCCCATTTATATAGGCCTGAAGGACAAAAGACTAGAGTCTGTTGTGTATGTTTCTTTCTCCCTGTCAAGCAACTTGGGACTGGTGGCAGCCTATTATTTCCCAAAGTGCTACTTGATTTTGAGAAAACCTGAGTTAAACACAGAAAATTATTTCTGTACATTTCTAGAGGGAGTCCCTCCAACACCACCTGAAAAAGAGCCACAGCCTCAGACAGCGTCCAAACAGTCGAAACGGAAATAG